The Linepithema humile isolate Giens D197 chromosome 2, Lhum_UNIL_v1.0, whole genome shotgun sequence genome has a segment encoding these proteins:
- the Rbcn-3B gene encoding WD repeat-containing protein 7 isoform X1, with the protein MTAGTSLVVPIVLWGRIAPTHCISCVYLSRDQKTLVTGCYDGQICLWQVDPETLKMTPRCLLVGHTAPIMCLSRASVIMEQNFIVSSSESGEMCTWDLVDGKCREAVKLNNIHTQMLPYVSAGGEDVRLFCSGYYPEVLVMDPFSLEVLFTLSSRVNPDWISALHVLRPAKRKGRFYVHTNDVVLALTTTGTVKVWTLLGHENRNSEPLYEHESKQIRCLNALAMTCCPYNQRTVLIVCSKYWQIFDAGDFSVLCSVTAPRGERWMAGDFLAADRVILWSDEGHGYLFKLPANKLKGKALSSSVADNKDFHTASAEYDQPYLYCTLTQPGDKPLSCPPAMRLVTVQRQNKTLKYLLRGDSEGVVILWTVPDVTTQQLAQICQNDGTLPPALPPTVKTSLTLAWDGMKPPPVGILDQLDSGDGQGIKLTACIYLPQQSRLVVGREDGSIIIVPATQTVMLQLLHGNHQQYDDWPPHQVLLGHSGRVNCLLYPHGAASRYDRTHLVSGSVDFAVCLWDLYAGTLIHRFCVHAGEITQLMVPPDNCSPRIQKCVCSVASDHSVTLLSLAERKCVVLASRHLFPVVTIKWRPLDDFMIVGCSDGAVYVWQMETGHLDRVLHGIIAEEVLYACDENTIAAAGGSAAGGELGLANPAVHFFRGLRHRNLSAIRHATQRGLHQLQQLHGGHGPDHGNQIKAKGSPLMIQGFRSNPKDPESHILFFDIEALIVQLLSDEYGAMSPGSLEAQGLISAAEYQKVAALTQSASPDAHKKIVDFFGRVKDKAGDVERILKEKDRHGILAKMKEGAENVHTKLQAKAESVGLKSAFDGKGDNWNNSDAAKNNLKRNGAFSEPNATMEVAQLLLSLLHAWGMDPDLDRVCEGKLGLLRPMVPVSFGVLSKGGYMSLLLPTWQTQLEPVGEPATQLEQRLPAELVRQERLTRAFTARAHWELSTTLTSNHLLAVVALANTLMSMNNATFVPEQERNRKLHRPGNRGAMNWNKTEEENEEIYTVQQAQIKQGWSLLATLHCVLLPDKVTAQGGAKTFKRPQVEMMARRWQHQCVEIREAAQALLLAELGRIGPKGRKALVDNWSQYLPMYSTQEPIAPQPQNQSSPAPGSPVPPSESQPEEEYEEEELAEAESIARKPSSVAELKRKQTTAVVLLGVIGAEFGQDVTTGSQRRDNEQRRKSSIVEGFGIGNNNLARHTSMALTHLLHAPHSPKLPMHTALRRAAIDLIGRGFTVWEPYLDVSKVLLGLLEMCCDADKLVPNLTYGLPLTPQADSCRTARHALTLIATARPAAFITTMAREVARFNTLQQNAQTLNVNLGASVLTRAKPEILRIVEQLIDKMQSEMSDLLVEVMDIILHCLDPGHLKIKPLNEVFPAVCRFNQVSHCPATRRIAVGGRGGQLALYELRGNVKCQTVSAHSAPVTALAFSPEGKFLVSYSCSENKLCFWQQTSSGMFGLGNSQTRCVKSYSTAPINDVARLNPMRLARLIWINNRTVTLMLADGSETRFNV; encoded by the exons ATGACTGCAGGCACCAGTTTAGTGGTGCCCATAGTGCTATGGGGCCGTATAGCACCAACCCATTGTATTTCCTGTGTCTATTTATCCCGGGATCAAAAAACATTGGTAACAGGATGTTATGATGGGCAGATATGTTTATGGCAAGTGGATCCAGAAACATTAAAG ATGACTCCAAGATGTCTACTTGTTGGACATACCGCTCCAATAATGTGCCTCAGCCGAGCTAGTGTAATAATGGAACAAAATTTCATCGTCAGTAGCAGTGAAAGCGGAGAGATGTGTACTTGGGATCTAGTCGACGGAAAGTGTCGTGAGGCGGTGAAGCTTAATAACATTCACACACAAATGTTACCCTATGTCTCCGCGGGTGGAGAAGATGTTAGATTGTTTTGCTCCGG gTATTATCCTGAGGTTTTGGTGATGGATCCATTCAGTTTGGAGGTGCTGTTCACCTTGAGCTCTCGCGTCAATCCAGATTGGATTAGCGCTTTGCACGTTTTGCGGCCGGCCAAACGGAAAggtcggttctacgtgcataCAA ACGACGTCGTGCTGGCTCTGACGACGACGGGCACGGTGAAGGTGTGGACACTTTTGGGACACGAGAATCGGAACAGCGAGCCCTTGTACGAACACGAGAGCAAGCAAATCCGCTGCTTAAACGCGCTGGCGATGACCTGCTGTCCTTACAACCAGAGAACAGTGCTTATCGTGTGCTCTAAATACTGGCAg atattcgATGCCGGTGATTTCTCGGTCCTCTGCTCGGTAACGGCTCCACGTGGGGAACGTTGGATGGCAGGCGATTTCTTGGCCGCGGACAGGGTCATTCTGTGGAGCGACGAAGGTCatggatatttatttaagctTCCAGCAAA CAAGCTGAAGGGCAAGGCTCTCAGCAG TAGCGTTGCGGACAACAAGGATTTCCATACCGCTAGTGCCGAATATGATCAGCCGTATCTGTACTGTACACTCACGCAGCCCGGAGATAAA ccTCTTTCCTGCCCGCCGGCTATGCGACTGGTCACCGTGCAGCGTCAGAACAAGACTCTAAAGTATCTTTTACGCGGGGACAGCGAAGGTGTAGTTATTCTCTGGACGGTGCCAGACGTGACGACGCAGCAGCTTGCTCAGATATGCCAGAACGATGGAACTCTGCCACCGGCATTGCCGCCAACTGTCAAGACAAGCCTCACCCTTGCCTGGGACGGGATGAAACCGCCTCCCGTCGGCATACTCGATCAGCTGGACTCTGGCGATGGTCAGGGTATCAAACTCACCGCCTGCATATATCTGCCGCAGCAGAGTCGGCTAGTCGTGGGCCGCGAGGACGGTAGCATCATTATCGTGCCGGCGACGCAAACCGTGATGCTTCAACTCCTCCATGGAAATCATCAGCAGTACGATG ACTGGCCACCGCATCAAGTTCTTCTGGGTCATTCGGGACGAGTGAATTGTCTGCTGTATCCTCACGGCGCAGCATCTCGCTACGATCGCACCCACCTTGTTTCCGGCTCCGTCGATTTCGCTGTCTGCCTCTGGGATTTGTATGCCGGTACACTGATCCACCGGTTTTGCGTTCACGCCGGCGAAATCACGCAGCTAATGGTGCCGCCTGACAATTGCAGT CCCAGGATACAGAAATGCGTTTGCAGTGTTGCGTCCGATCATAGCGTTACGTTGCTCTCGTTGGCCGAGAGGAAATGCGTCGTACTTGCCTCGCGACATCTTTTCCCGGTTGTAACCATCAAGTGGAGACCATTGGATGACTTCATGATAGTCGGGTGTTCGGATGGCGCCGTATACGTTTGGCAAATGGAGACCGGTCATCTGGATCGCGTGTTACACG GCATTATCGCGGAAGAGGTGCTCTATGCATGTGACGAGAACACTATAGCGGCGGCCGGCGGGTCCGCCGCCGGCGGTGAGCTAGGATTAGCCAATCCAGCCGTGCATTTCTTTAG GGGTTTGCGCCATCGAAACCTATCGGCGATCAGACACGCAACGCAGAGAGGACTGCACCAATTGCAACAGCTTCACGGTGGACACGGTCCTGATCACGGAAATCAGATAAAAGCCAAAGGCTCGCCGCTAATGATTCAGGGCTTCAGGAGTAACCCGAAGGATCCGGAGAGTCATATCCTGTTCTTCGACATAGAGGCATTGATAG TACAATTGCTCAGCGATGAATATGGTGCCATGTCGCCCGGTTCGTTAGAAGCGCAGGGGCTTATCTCCGCCGCCGAATATCAAAAAGTCGCAGCGCTTACTCAATCTGCTAGTCCCGATGCGCATAAGAAAATTGTTG ACTTTTTCGGTCGCGTCAAGGATAAGGCGGGCGATGTTGAGCGAATATTGAAGGAGAAGGATCGTCACG GTATATTGGCTAAGATGAAGGAAGGTGCGGAGAATGTGCATACTAAATTACAGGCTAAGGCGGAAAGTGTCGGCCTCAAGTCGGCATTTGATGGCAAAG GCGACAATTGGAACAACAGCGATGCGGCGAAGAACAATTTGAAACGAAACGGTGCGTTTAGCGAGCCGAACGCGACGATGGAAGTGGCACAGTTGCTTTTGAGTCTTCTGCACGCCTGGGGCATGGATCCAGATTTGGACCGGGTTTGCGAGGGAAAATTGGGTTTGCTGCGGCCTATGGTTCCAGTCTCATTCGGGGTTTTATCCAAAGGTG GTTACATGTCATTACTATTACCTACTTGGCAAACACAGCTTGAACCAGTCGGCGAACCTGCAACACAGCTGGAGCAACGTTTGCCAGCTGAATTAGTCAGGCAAGAGAGGCTTACTAGAGCATTCACCGCAAGAGCCCACTGGGAGCTATCAACGACCTTAACGAGTAATCATTTATTGGCGGTGGTTGCTTTAGCGAACACTTTGATGTCGATGAACAATGCAACGTTTGTACCTGAGCAAGAACGAAATCGGAAGCTGCACAG gCCCGGCAATAGAGGCGCGATGAATTGGAATAAGACAGAGGAGGAAAATGAGGAAATATACACAGTTCAACAGGCGCAGATCAAGCAAGGATGGTCTCTTTTGGCTACGTTGCATTGTGTATTGTTACCTGATAAAGTTACAGCACAAGGTGGCGCAAAGACTTTCAAGCGACCACAAGTCGAAATGATGGCACGAAGGTGGCAGCATCAGTGTGTGGAG ATTCGAGAAGCAGCACAGGCTCTGCTGCTTGCCGAGCTCGGCAGGATAGGCCCGAAGGGTCGCAAAGCGCTTGTCGATAACTGGTCACAGTATTTACCAATGTACAGCACTCAGGAACCTATCGCGCCGCAACCACAGAATCAAAGTTCACCGGCGCCTGGCAGTCCGGTGCCGCCGTCTGAATCACAACCAGAAGAAGAAtatgaagaagaagaattaGCTGAAG CAGAAAGTATAGCTAGGAAGCCATCGAGCGTGGCGGAATTGAAGCGAAAGCAAACCACGGCGGTGGTGCTGTTGGGCGTGATAGGGGCTGAATTTGGCCAGGACGTAACCACGGGTAGCCAAAGAAGGGACAACGAACAAAGGCGAAAGAGTTCTATCGTGGAAGGCTTCGGCATAGGAAATAATAATCTTGCTAGGCACACCAGCATGGCGCTCACTCACTTGTTGCACGCGCCTCATTCTCCGAAGTTGCCAATGCACACGGCGCTACGAAGGGCTGCGATTGATCTTATTGGCAGAGGATTCACCGTGTGGGAACCGTACCTTGATGTGTCAAAG GTTCTATTAGGCCTATTGGAAATGTGTTGCGATGCGGACAAGTTGGTGCCGAATCTGACGTACGGCCTTCCTCTCACGCCGCAGGCCGACAGCTGTCGCACAGCGCGTCACGCGTTGACGCTAATCGCTACCGCCAGACCAGCCGCCTTTATCACGACGATGGCTCGCGAAGTAGCTAGATTTAACACTCTTCAACAGAATGCTCAGACCTTAAATGTCAATTTGGGCGCGAGTGTGTTGACCAGAGCAAAGCCAGAAATTCTTAGGATCGTTGAACAACTGATTGATAAGATGCAGAGCGAGATGAGCGATCTTCTTGTGGAG GTTATGGATATCATTTTACATTGCCTTGATCCAGGTCATCTGAAAATAAAGCCTTTGAACGAAGTGTTCCCGGCTGTTTGTAGATTTAATCAG gTCAGTCATTGTCCGGCAACTCGCAGGATAGCGGTTGGTGGTCGCGGTGGCCAGTTAGCATTGTACGAATTGCGAGGTAATGTCAAATGTCAAACTGTCTCTGCTCATTCGGCGCCGGTCACCGCATTGGCGTTTTCGCCGGAAGGAAAGTTCCTTGTCAGTTATTCTTGTTCCGAGAACAAACTCTGTTTTTGGCAG cAAACCAGCAGTGGCATGTTTGGTCTGGGCAATTCGCAGACTCGCTGTGTGAAATCTTACAGTACTGCACCCATCAACGATGTGGCACGGCTGAATCCTATGCGTCTGGCACGGCTGATATGGATCAACAATCGTACAGTCACCCTAATGCTTGCCGATGGCTCGGAAACACGCTTCAATGTTTGA
- the Rbcn-3B gene encoding WD repeat-containing protein 7 isoform X2 gives MTAGTSLVVPIVLWGRIAPTHCISCVYLSRDQKTLVTGCYDGQICLWQVDPETLKMTPRCLLVGHTAPIMCLSRASVIMEQNFIVSSSESGEMCTWDLVDGKCREAVKLNNIHTQMLPYVSAGGEDVRLFCSGYYPEVLVMDPFSLEVLFTLSSRVNPDWISALHVLRPAKRKGRFYVHTNDVVLALTTTGTVKVWTLLGHENRNSEPLYEHESKQIRCLNALAMTCCPYNQRTVLIVCSKYWQIFDAGDFSVLCSVTAPRGERWMAGDFLAADRVILWSDEGHGYLFKLPANKLKGKALSSSVADNKDFHTASAEYDQPYLYCTLTQPGDKPLSCPPAMRLVTVQRQNKTLKYLLRGDSEGVVILWTVPDVTTQQLAQICQNDGTLPPALPPTVKTSLTLAWDGMKPPPVGILDQLDSGDGQGIKLTACIYLPQQSRLVVGREDGSIIIVPATQTVMLQLLHGNHQQYDDWPPHQVLLGHSGRVNCLLYPHGAASRYDRTHLVSGSVDFAVCLWDLYAGTLIHRFCVHAGEITQLMVPPDNCSPRIQKCVCSVASDHSVTLLSLAERKCVVLASRHLFPVVTIKWRPLDDFMIVGCSDGAVYVWQMETGHLDRVLHGIIAEEVLYACDENTIAAAGGSAAGGELGLANPAVHFFRGLRHRNLSAIRHATQRGLHQLQQLHGGHGPDHGNQIKAKGSPLMIQGFRSNPKDPESHILFFDIEALIVQLLSDEYGAMSPGSLEAQGLISAAEYQKVAALTQSASPDAHKKIVDFFGRVKDKAGDVERILKEKDRHGILAKMKEGAENVHTKLQAKAESVGLKSAFDGKGDNWNNSDAAKNNLKRNGAFSEPNATMEVAQLLLSLLHAWGMDPDLDRVCEGKLGLLRPMVPVSFGVLSKGGYMSLLLPTWQTQLEPVGEPATQLEQRLPAELVRQERLTRAFTARAHWELSTTLTSNHLLAVVALANTLMSMNNATFVPEQERNRKLHRPGNRGAMNWNKTEEENEEIYTVQQAQIKQGWSLLATLHCVLLPDKVTAQGGAKTFKRPQVEMMARRWQHQCVEIREAAQALLLAELGRIGPKGRKALVDNWSQYLPMYSTQEPIAPQPQNQSSPAPGSPVPPSESQPEEEYEEEELAEESIARKPSSVAELKRKQTTAVVLLGVIGAEFGQDVTTGSQRRDNEQRRKSSIVEGFGIGNNNLARHTSMALTHLLHAPHSPKLPMHTALRRAAIDLIGRGFTVWEPYLDVSKVLLGLLEMCCDADKLVPNLTYGLPLTPQADSCRTARHALTLIATARPAAFITTMAREVARFNTLQQNAQTLNVNLGASVLTRAKPEILRIVEQLIDKMQSEMSDLLVEVMDIILHCLDPGHLKIKPLNEVFPAVCRFNQVSHCPATRRIAVGGRGGQLALYELRGNVKCQTVSAHSAPVTALAFSPEGKFLVSYSCSENKLCFWQQTSSGMFGLGNSQTRCVKSYSTAPINDVARLNPMRLARLIWINNRTVTLMLADGSETRFNV, from the exons ATGACTGCAGGCACCAGTTTAGTGGTGCCCATAGTGCTATGGGGCCGTATAGCACCAACCCATTGTATTTCCTGTGTCTATTTATCCCGGGATCAAAAAACATTGGTAACAGGATGTTATGATGGGCAGATATGTTTATGGCAAGTGGATCCAGAAACATTAAAG ATGACTCCAAGATGTCTACTTGTTGGACATACCGCTCCAATAATGTGCCTCAGCCGAGCTAGTGTAATAATGGAACAAAATTTCATCGTCAGTAGCAGTGAAAGCGGAGAGATGTGTACTTGGGATCTAGTCGACGGAAAGTGTCGTGAGGCGGTGAAGCTTAATAACATTCACACACAAATGTTACCCTATGTCTCCGCGGGTGGAGAAGATGTTAGATTGTTTTGCTCCGG gTATTATCCTGAGGTTTTGGTGATGGATCCATTCAGTTTGGAGGTGCTGTTCACCTTGAGCTCTCGCGTCAATCCAGATTGGATTAGCGCTTTGCACGTTTTGCGGCCGGCCAAACGGAAAggtcggttctacgtgcataCAA ACGACGTCGTGCTGGCTCTGACGACGACGGGCACGGTGAAGGTGTGGACACTTTTGGGACACGAGAATCGGAACAGCGAGCCCTTGTACGAACACGAGAGCAAGCAAATCCGCTGCTTAAACGCGCTGGCGATGACCTGCTGTCCTTACAACCAGAGAACAGTGCTTATCGTGTGCTCTAAATACTGGCAg atattcgATGCCGGTGATTTCTCGGTCCTCTGCTCGGTAACGGCTCCACGTGGGGAACGTTGGATGGCAGGCGATTTCTTGGCCGCGGACAGGGTCATTCTGTGGAGCGACGAAGGTCatggatatttatttaagctTCCAGCAAA CAAGCTGAAGGGCAAGGCTCTCAGCAG TAGCGTTGCGGACAACAAGGATTTCCATACCGCTAGTGCCGAATATGATCAGCCGTATCTGTACTGTACACTCACGCAGCCCGGAGATAAA ccTCTTTCCTGCCCGCCGGCTATGCGACTGGTCACCGTGCAGCGTCAGAACAAGACTCTAAAGTATCTTTTACGCGGGGACAGCGAAGGTGTAGTTATTCTCTGGACGGTGCCAGACGTGACGACGCAGCAGCTTGCTCAGATATGCCAGAACGATGGAACTCTGCCACCGGCATTGCCGCCAACTGTCAAGACAAGCCTCACCCTTGCCTGGGACGGGATGAAACCGCCTCCCGTCGGCATACTCGATCAGCTGGACTCTGGCGATGGTCAGGGTATCAAACTCACCGCCTGCATATATCTGCCGCAGCAGAGTCGGCTAGTCGTGGGCCGCGAGGACGGTAGCATCATTATCGTGCCGGCGACGCAAACCGTGATGCTTCAACTCCTCCATGGAAATCATCAGCAGTACGATG ACTGGCCACCGCATCAAGTTCTTCTGGGTCATTCGGGACGAGTGAATTGTCTGCTGTATCCTCACGGCGCAGCATCTCGCTACGATCGCACCCACCTTGTTTCCGGCTCCGTCGATTTCGCTGTCTGCCTCTGGGATTTGTATGCCGGTACACTGATCCACCGGTTTTGCGTTCACGCCGGCGAAATCACGCAGCTAATGGTGCCGCCTGACAATTGCAGT CCCAGGATACAGAAATGCGTTTGCAGTGTTGCGTCCGATCATAGCGTTACGTTGCTCTCGTTGGCCGAGAGGAAATGCGTCGTACTTGCCTCGCGACATCTTTTCCCGGTTGTAACCATCAAGTGGAGACCATTGGATGACTTCATGATAGTCGGGTGTTCGGATGGCGCCGTATACGTTTGGCAAATGGAGACCGGTCATCTGGATCGCGTGTTACACG GCATTATCGCGGAAGAGGTGCTCTATGCATGTGACGAGAACACTATAGCGGCGGCCGGCGGGTCCGCCGCCGGCGGTGAGCTAGGATTAGCCAATCCAGCCGTGCATTTCTTTAG GGGTTTGCGCCATCGAAACCTATCGGCGATCAGACACGCAACGCAGAGAGGACTGCACCAATTGCAACAGCTTCACGGTGGACACGGTCCTGATCACGGAAATCAGATAAAAGCCAAAGGCTCGCCGCTAATGATTCAGGGCTTCAGGAGTAACCCGAAGGATCCGGAGAGTCATATCCTGTTCTTCGACATAGAGGCATTGATAG TACAATTGCTCAGCGATGAATATGGTGCCATGTCGCCCGGTTCGTTAGAAGCGCAGGGGCTTATCTCCGCCGCCGAATATCAAAAAGTCGCAGCGCTTACTCAATCTGCTAGTCCCGATGCGCATAAGAAAATTGTTG ACTTTTTCGGTCGCGTCAAGGATAAGGCGGGCGATGTTGAGCGAATATTGAAGGAGAAGGATCGTCACG GTATATTGGCTAAGATGAAGGAAGGTGCGGAGAATGTGCATACTAAATTACAGGCTAAGGCGGAAAGTGTCGGCCTCAAGTCGGCATTTGATGGCAAAG GCGACAATTGGAACAACAGCGATGCGGCGAAGAACAATTTGAAACGAAACGGTGCGTTTAGCGAGCCGAACGCGACGATGGAAGTGGCACAGTTGCTTTTGAGTCTTCTGCACGCCTGGGGCATGGATCCAGATTTGGACCGGGTTTGCGAGGGAAAATTGGGTTTGCTGCGGCCTATGGTTCCAGTCTCATTCGGGGTTTTATCCAAAGGTG GTTACATGTCATTACTATTACCTACTTGGCAAACACAGCTTGAACCAGTCGGCGAACCTGCAACACAGCTGGAGCAACGTTTGCCAGCTGAATTAGTCAGGCAAGAGAGGCTTACTAGAGCATTCACCGCAAGAGCCCACTGGGAGCTATCAACGACCTTAACGAGTAATCATTTATTGGCGGTGGTTGCTTTAGCGAACACTTTGATGTCGATGAACAATGCAACGTTTGTACCTGAGCAAGAACGAAATCGGAAGCTGCACAG gCCCGGCAATAGAGGCGCGATGAATTGGAATAAGACAGAGGAGGAAAATGAGGAAATATACACAGTTCAACAGGCGCAGATCAAGCAAGGATGGTCTCTTTTGGCTACGTTGCATTGTGTATTGTTACCTGATAAAGTTACAGCACAAGGTGGCGCAAAGACTTTCAAGCGACCACAAGTCGAAATGATGGCACGAAGGTGGCAGCATCAGTGTGTGGAG ATTCGAGAAGCAGCACAGGCTCTGCTGCTTGCCGAGCTCGGCAGGATAGGCCCGAAGGGTCGCAAAGCGCTTGTCGATAACTGGTCACAGTATTTACCAATGTACAGCACTCAGGAACCTATCGCGCCGCAACCACAGAATCAAAGTTCACCGGCGCCTGGCAGTCCGGTGCCGCCGTCTGAATCACAACCAGAAGAAGAAtatgaagaagaagaattaGCTGAAG AAAGTATAGCTAGGAAGCCATCGAGCGTGGCGGAATTGAAGCGAAAGCAAACCACGGCGGTGGTGCTGTTGGGCGTGATAGGGGCTGAATTTGGCCAGGACGTAACCACGGGTAGCCAAAGAAGGGACAACGAACAAAGGCGAAAGAGTTCTATCGTGGAAGGCTTCGGCATAGGAAATAATAATCTTGCTAGGCACACCAGCATGGCGCTCACTCACTTGTTGCACGCGCCTCATTCTCCGAAGTTGCCAATGCACACGGCGCTACGAAGGGCTGCGATTGATCTTATTGGCAGAGGATTCACCGTGTGGGAACCGTACCTTGATGTGTCAAAG GTTCTATTAGGCCTATTGGAAATGTGTTGCGATGCGGACAAGTTGGTGCCGAATCTGACGTACGGCCTTCCTCTCACGCCGCAGGCCGACAGCTGTCGCACAGCGCGTCACGCGTTGACGCTAATCGCTACCGCCAGACCAGCCGCCTTTATCACGACGATGGCTCGCGAAGTAGCTAGATTTAACACTCTTCAACAGAATGCTCAGACCTTAAATGTCAATTTGGGCGCGAGTGTGTTGACCAGAGCAAAGCCAGAAATTCTTAGGATCGTTGAACAACTGATTGATAAGATGCAGAGCGAGATGAGCGATCTTCTTGTGGAG GTTATGGATATCATTTTACATTGCCTTGATCCAGGTCATCTGAAAATAAAGCCTTTGAACGAAGTGTTCCCGGCTGTTTGTAGATTTAATCAG gTCAGTCATTGTCCGGCAACTCGCAGGATAGCGGTTGGTGGTCGCGGTGGCCAGTTAGCATTGTACGAATTGCGAGGTAATGTCAAATGTCAAACTGTCTCTGCTCATTCGGCGCCGGTCACCGCATTGGCGTTTTCGCCGGAAGGAAAGTTCCTTGTCAGTTATTCTTGTTCCGAGAACAAACTCTGTTTTTGGCAG cAAACCAGCAGTGGCATGTTTGGTCTGGGCAATTCGCAGACTCGCTGTGTGAAATCTTACAGTACTGCACCCATCAACGATGTGGCACGGCTGAATCCTATGCGTCTGGCACGGCTGATATGGATCAACAATCGTACAGTCACCCTAATGCTTGCCGATGGCTCGGAAACACGCTTCAATGTTTGA